A genomic segment from Neodiprion lecontei isolate iyNeoLeco1 chromosome 1, iyNeoLeco1.1, whole genome shotgun sequence encodes:
- the LOC107221167 gene encoding fibril-forming collagen alpha chain isoform X1: protein MTGRSGRTRLLLLGIAAFLVLLESTETQAARTKIRHHRIRPVQAQQPDNARNTDYDYEPEYYDTYDDYEEQIKNETQPSVSPVPEENGAPPVRPTSASSGSASFGENLVGPRLPGSAPTTSSPDNPPTETVPESPEPPSGGGDNVGCTFDGVPHGADDEWKPDRCTSCRCIRGKAECSQSIPCLSGGNCDGVVCVQISCETEQYIPLGQCCPVCAEPGPITGGAASLQPNLPSGILPGESNRVNSIAVSGPRGEPGRPGDGGRQGDAGFPGTPGTPGIPGPPGPPGPAPDVSLYYQQLALSQAGQDKGPTGAAAPLYGGPDAYAYMQAQVGPVGPRGPPGPNGNPGPQGFQGIRGEPGEPGPMGPTGLPGPRGLTGLPGKDGNVGEDGESGPQGSPGPMGPRGLPGMPGLPGMKGHRGFPGLDGAKGEQGHSGEKGSSGGPGPMGPMGLMGPAGPRGERGREGSPGPPGIRGIDGISGPPGVPGVPGKSGPPGFPGSPGNKGDQGAQGSKGSMGLQGPRGESGRPGQPGESGPSGPQGKDGYPGEKGSTGAPGMLGQPGFPGVRGQPGLAGNPGTPGAKGMPGLPGERGYKGEIGAKGDSGAPGPRGMPGPAGNEGKRGKRGMRGSIGASGPPGERGIPGVRGLPGPDGALGPKGQTGDRGPVGGSGPKGATGDPGRPGLQGLQGPRGLMGRPGGPGKPGNPGERGIQGADGKPGDIGPMGLQGLPGPLGLPGDKGYPGEPGRDGEPGAQGPPGPRGDSGKDGPSGAPGPQGPPGSDGGRGPPGPAGPRGFQGMPGSSGNPGMPGKDGEVGLQGPPGLPGPSGNRGERGFPGERGPVGSPGAPGLRGESGSQGNDGFPGTPGPKGDKGHSGLPGLIGLPGLRGAPGMPGDKGERGSYGPVGPEGPAGRMGERGPQGPMGQPGPPGEPAERGDTGPPGVPGEAGAPGNPGERGPQGPQGLQGFPGPHGLSGLPGVKGERGYQGLKGDQGSPGATGNPGEPGLPGLVGLTGAKGARGEAGTRGEPGLMGPPGLPGLLGAAGQPGAPGAPGLAGLPGVKGSQGDTGRTGNPGPMGNPGMPGVEGMKGESGSEGPPGLSGPPGPQGPAGDRGMPGLPGPAGAVGLRGMRGAPGETGLPGKPGPEGPLGPNGMPGPAGPPGPGGEAGPEGSPGKQGQPGIAGRPGDKGPPGMPGSSGNPGPSGLPGPPGQSGPQGPAGERGLRGEAGPQGVEGQRGATGKPGPVGPEGIKGDRGEPGPTGAKGHRGLIGLQGLQGSPGFPGEKGMVGAPGLDGKNGEIGVRGLPGRDGSQGPQGMPGNTGPRGPPGEEGRHGATGPPGPPGPPGPPGELGLGYDAASLAALLNAGQGQSKGPDPLSGDEPARIFGKDITEAERKELIMKAYEQLKASFQKYVKPDGQKQSPAKTCRDLFVAYPEKPSGEYWIDPNEGDQRDAILVYCDIENRKTCLLPKPPQSPEITYIGNEQEVWLSEMENGMQITYKADTNQISFMQLLSSHAEQNVTYHCKNTVGYFDSQRRTYRRGLKLLAWNDVELTPRGNQRLRYDMILDECRERSHQWGKTMISYQTDKPVRLPILDVGLRDVGKQDQRFSVEIGPVCFR, encoded by the exons AAACGCAGCCGTCCGTAAGTCCCGTACCAGAAGAAAACGGTGCCCCGCCAGTAAGACCAACGTCTGCATCGTCTGGATCAGCATCATTTGGTGAAAACTTGG TCGGTCCGAGACTGCCCGGAAGTGCGCCGACAACATCATCCCCTGATAATCCGCCGACTGAGACAGTTCCGGAATCGCCGGAACCACCAAGCGGAG GTGGTGACAACGTTGGCTGCACATTCGATGGGGTGCCCCATGGAGCCGACGATGAATGGAAGCCAGACCGTTGCACATCGTGCCGCTGTATTCGGGGAAAAGCTGAATGTTCCCAATCGATTCCATGCCTATCAG GTGGAAATTGCGACGGTGTGGTCTGTGTCCAGATATCCTGTGAGACAGAACAATACATTCCTCTGGGCCAGTGCTGTCCCGTATGCGCAG AGCCTGGACCAATAACAGGAGGAGCCGCTTCCCTA CAACCAAATTTACCGTCAGGAATTCTTCCGGGAGAGAGCAATCGGGTCAATTCAATTGCAGTCTCCGGTCCAAGG ggAGAGCCGGGACGCCCGGGAGACGGCGGTCGTCAAGGAGACGCGGGATTTCCGGGAACCCCCGGCACTCCAGGCATTCCTGGACCACCCGGACCTCCGGGACCCGCACCTGAC GTGTCCCTGTACTATCAACAACTCGCCTTGTCGCAAGCTGGACAAGACAAAGGTCCTACAGGAGCTGCCGCACCTTTGTACGGAGGTCCTGACGCATATGCTTATATGCAAGCTCAGGTTGGTCCCGTTGGACCCCGCGGGCCTCCAG GACCGAACGGTAATCCCGGTCCTCAGGGCTTCCAAGGAATACGAGGCGAGCCCGGAGAACCCGGACCCATGGGACCAACCGGCCTGCCGGGACCTCGAGGATTAACCGGACTTCCCGGAAAGGAT GGTAACGTTGGCGAGGACGGAGAGTCAGGGCCTCAGGGTTCTCCGGGCCCTATGGGCCCAAGAGGTCTACCGGGAATGCCTGGCCTTCCTGGTATGAAGGGACACCGTGGATTTCCTGGTCTGGACGGAGCGAAAGGAGAGCAAGGTCATTCGGGAGAGAAAGGATCTTCCGGTGGGCCGGGACCGATGGGTCCCATGGGGTTAATG GGTCCAGCTGGTCCGCGCGGCGAGCGAGGGCGCGAAGGATCTCCGGGACCCCCGGGAATCCGAGGAATCGATGGCATTTCAGGGCCACCCGGAGTGCCC GGTGTACCAGGAAAATCAGGACCTCCCGGTTTTCCGGGCAGCCCCGGTAATAAAGGGGATCAAGGTGCTCAAGGTTCTAAGGGCAGTATGGGTCTCCAAGGACCAAGAG GCGAATCTGGACGCCCCGGCCAACCTGGAGAATCTGGACCATCCGGGCCGCAAGGAAAAGATGGTTACCCGGGAGAAAAAGGGAGTACCGGAGCACCCGGGATGCTGGGACAACCCGGTTTTCCTGGAGTTCGGGGGCAGCCGGGGCTAGCTGGGAATCCGGGAACTCCGGGAGCGAAGGGGATGCCG GGCTTGCCAGGCGAAAGAGGATACAAGGGTGAAATCGGGGCGAAGGGTGACTCCGGAGCTCCCGGTCCTCGCGGTATGCCCGGACCAGCCGGCAACGAGGGTAAAAGAGGAAAGCGAGGAATGCGAGGTTCCATCGGGGCCTCCGGGCCTCCGGGTGAACGCGGAATACCCGGTGTTCGTGGGCTTCCCGGTCCCGACGGCGCCTTAGGGCCCAAAG GACAAACCGGAGATCGTGGACCCGTTGGAGGAAGTGGTCCAAAGGGTGCGACCGGAGATCCAGGGAGGCCAGGTCTGCAAGGCTTGCAG GGTCCTCGAGGGTTAATGGGACGTCCTGGTGGACCAGGAAAACCTGGGAATCCGGGAGAGCGAGGAATTCAGGGTGCGGACGGAAAGCCCGGTGATATAGGACCAATGGGACTACAGGGATTACCGGGACCCCTGGGACTTCCTGGAGACAAAGGATACCCG GGAGAACCTGGAAGAGACGGTGAGCCAGGTGCACAAGGTCCACCGGGGCCGAGAGGTGACTCTGGTAAGGACGGACCATCGGGTGCACCAGGTCCTCAAGGACCGCCCGGAAGCGATGGAGGCCGAGGGCCACCAGGTCCCGCAGGTCCCAGAGGATTCCAG GGAATGCCTGGAAGTAGCGGTAACCCGGGAATGCCAGGGAAGGACGGAGAAGTAGGACTTCAGGGTCCACCCGGACTTCCGGGACCTTCTGGAAATCGAGGAGAACGTGGTTTTCCCGGGGAACGTGGTCCAGTCGGGTCACCCGGGGCACCGGGACTAAGGGGAGAATCAGGATCTCAGGGCAATGACGGATTTCCG GGTACCCCAGGACCCAAGGGTGATAAAGGACACTCAGGACTGCCCGGGCTAATAGGATTGCCGGGACTTCGGGGCGCGCCAGGAATGCCTGGCGATAAAGGAGAAAGAGGATCGTACGGGCCCGTGGGTCCTGAAGGACCAGCAG GAAGAATGGGCGAGCGTGGGCCGCAAGGACCAATGGGACAGCCGGGGCCACCCGGCGAACCAGCTGAGCGTGGAGACACCGGACCTCCGGGAGTCCCTGGTGAAGCCGGAGCTCCTGGTAACCCCGGAGAGAGAGGACCTCAAGGTCCCCAAGGCCTTCAGGGCTTCCCCGGACCGCATGGTCTTTCCGGATTGCCCGGTGTGAAGGGGGAGCGTGGGTATCAAGGATTGAAGGGAGACCAAGGGAGCCCTGGAGCGACAG GAAATCCTGGGGAACCGGGACTCCCGGGTCTGGTCGGATTGACCGGAGCCAAAGGAGCTCGGGGCGAAGCCGGTACCAGGGGTGAACCTGGATTGATGGGTCCTCCGGGCTTGCCAGGACTACTAGGAGCTGCG GGTCAACCAGGCGCTCCGGGAGCTCCAGGTCTCGCGGGGCTACCGGGGGTCAAGGGAAGCCAGGGTGACACCGGTCGAACCGGCAATCCCGGACCGATGGGTAACCCTGGAATGCCAGGAGTGGAGGGTATGAAAGGGGAAAGTGGATCGGAGGGGCCGCCAGGCCTGAGTGGTCCACCGGGGCCGCAAGGACCGGCAGGAGACCGAGGAATGCCCGGACTACCGGGGCCCGCGGGAGCCGTCGGCCTCAGAGGGATGCGAGGTGCTCCA GGTGAAACTGGATTACCCGGAAAACCAGGACCCGAGGGACCGCTAGGACCTAACGGAATGCCTGGCCCTGCCGGACCTCCAGGTCCTGGTGGTGAGGCCGGTCCAGAAGGGTCTCCGGGAAAACAAGGGCAACCCGGAATTGCTGGAAGGCCTGGAGACAAGGGACCGCCTGGTATGCCTGGATCGTCCGGAAATCCTGGACCGAGTGGATTGCCT GGACCGCCAGGACAATCTGGACCACAAGGACCGGCGGGAGAAAGAGGCCTGAGAGGAGAAGCTGGCCCTCAGGGTGTCGAAGGACAACGG GGTGCGACGGGTAAGCCGGGGCCTGTTGGTCCCGAGGGAATAAAGGGTGATCGCGGAGAGCCCGGACCAACCGGTGCGAAGGGACACCGGGGGCTGATCGGGCTTCAAGGACTGCAGGGATCACCGGGTTTCCCTGGTGAAAAGGGAATGGTCGGAGCTCCTGGCCTGGATGGAAAGAACGGAGAGATTGGCGTGCGGGGTCTCCCAGGTAGAGACGGAAGCCAAGGGCCTCAAGGTATGCCTGGAAACACGGGGCCCAGGGGTCCGCCCGGAGAAGAAGGACGACACGGAGCAACTGGACCACCGGGACCACCAGGTCCCCCGGGACCCCCGGGAGAACTTGGCCTTGGCTACGACGCGGCATCTTTGGCTGCTCTTCTGA ACGCCGGTCAGGGCCAGAGTAAGGGTCCCGACCCACTGAGCGGTGATGAACCAGCAAGGATATTCGGCAAGGATATCACCGAGGCAGAGCGCAAGGAACTTATAATGAAAGCGTACGAGCAGCTCAAAGCGTCCTTCCAGAAGTACGTTAAACCGGATGGGCAGAAACAATCGCCAGCAAAAACCTGTAGGGATCTTTTCGTCGCATACCCGGAAAAACCGAGTG GCGAATATTGGATAGACCCGAACGAAGGAGACCAGCGTGATGCAATCCTGGTTTATTGCGATATTGAAAATCGGAAGACCTGCCTGTTGCCGAAACCGCCTCAATCCCCGGAAATCACATATATCGGTAACGAACAGGAAGTTTGGCTGAGTGAGATGGAAAACGGAATGCAG ATTACTTATAAGGCCGATACCAACCAGATAAGTTTTATGCAACTACTGTCCAGCCATGCTGAACAAAACGTTACTTACCACTGCAAAAATACCGTCGGCTACTTTGATTCCCAACGACGAACATACAGGCGGGGATTGAAGCTTCTTGCGTGGAACGACGTCGAGCTTACACCCCGTGGTAATCAGCGGCTGCGGTACGACATGATATTGGACGAGTGTCGG GAACGTTCTCACCAATGGGGCAAGACGATGATCAGTTATCAAACGGACAAACCGGTTCGTCTGCCGATATTAGACGTTGGCTTGAGGGACGTTGGTAAGCAGGATCAGAGATTTTCAGTGGAAATTGGTCCCGTGTGCTTCAGATAA
- the LOC107221167 gene encoding fibril-forming collagen alpha chain isoform X2, whose product MTGRSGRTRLLLLGIAAFLVLLESTETQAARTKIRHHRIRPVQAQQPDNARNTDYDYEPEYYDTYDDYEEQIKNETQPSVSPVPEENGAPPVRPTSASSGSASFGENLVGPRLPGSAPTTSSPDNPPTETVPESPEPPSGGGNCDGVVCVQISCETEQYIPLGQCCPVCAEPGPITGGAASLQPNLPSGILPGESNRVNSIAVSGPRGEPGRPGDGGRQGDAGFPGTPGTPGIPGPPGPPGPAPDVSLYYQQLALSQAGQDKGPTGAAAPLYGGPDAYAYMQAQVGPVGPRGPPGPNGNPGPQGFQGIRGEPGEPGPMGPTGLPGPRGLTGLPGKDGNVGEDGESGPQGSPGPMGPRGLPGMPGLPGMKGHRGFPGLDGAKGEQGHSGEKGSSGGPGPMGPMGLMGPAGPRGERGREGSPGPPGIRGIDGISGPPGVPGVPGKSGPPGFPGSPGNKGDQGAQGSKGSMGLQGPRGESGRPGQPGESGPSGPQGKDGYPGEKGSTGAPGMLGQPGFPGVRGQPGLAGNPGTPGAKGMPGLPGERGYKGEIGAKGDSGAPGPRGMPGPAGNEGKRGKRGMRGSIGASGPPGERGIPGVRGLPGPDGALGPKGQTGDRGPVGGSGPKGATGDPGRPGLQGLQGPRGLMGRPGGPGKPGNPGERGIQGADGKPGDIGPMGLQGLPGPLGLPGDKGYPGEPGRDGEPGAQGPPGPRGDSGKDGPSGAPGPQGPPGSDGGRGPPGPAGPRGFQGMPGSSGNPGMPGKDGEVGLQGPPGLPGPSGNRGERGFPGERGPVGSPGAPGLRGESGSQGNDGFPGTPGPKGDKGHSGLPGLIGLPGLRGAPGMPGDKGERGSYGPVGPEGPAGRMGERGPQGPMGQPGPPGEPAERGDTGPPGVPGEAGAPGNPGERGPQGPQGLQGFPGPHGLSGLPGVKGERGYQGLKGDQGSPGATGNPGEPGLPGLVGLTGAKGARGEAGTRGEPGLMGPPGLPGLLGAAGQPGAPGAPGLAGLPGVKGSQGDTGRTGNPGPMGNPGMPGVEGMKGESGSEGPPGLSGPPGPQGPAGDRGMPGLPGPAGAVGLRGMRGAPGETGLPGKPGPEGPLGPNGMPGPAGPPGPGGEAGPEGSPGKQGQPGIAGRPGDKGPPGMPGSSGNPGPSGLPGPPGQSGPQGPAGERGLRGEAGPQGVEGQRGATGKPGPVGPEGIKGDRGEPGPTGAKGHRGLIGLQGLQGSPGFPGEKGMVGAPGLDGKNGEIGVRGLPGRDGSQGPQGMPGNTGPRGPPGEEGRHGATGPPGPPGPPGPPGELGLGYDAASLAALLNAGQGQSKGPDPLSGDEPARIFGKDITEAERKELIMKAYEQLKASFQKYVKPDGQKQSPAKTCRDLFVAYPEKPSGEYWIDPNEGDQRDAILVYCDIENRKTCLLPKPPQSPEITYIGNEQEVWLSEMENGMQITYKADTNQISFMQLLSSHAEQNVTYHCKNTVGYFDSQRRTYRRGLKLLAWNDVELTPRGNQRLRYDMILDECRERSHQWGKTMISYQTDKPVRLPILDVGLRDVGKQDQRFSVEIGPVCFR is encoded by the exons AAACGCAGCCGTCCGTAAGTCCCGTACCAGAAGAAAACGGTGCCCCGCCAGTAAGACCAACGTCTGCATCGTCTGGATCAGCATCATTTGGTGAAAACTTGG TCGGTCCGAGACTGCCCGGAAGTGCGCCGACAACATCATCCCCTGATAATCCGCCGACTGAGACAGTTCCGGAATCGCCGGAACCACCAAGCGGAG GTGGAAATTGCGACGGTGTGGTCTGTGTCCAGATATCCTGTGAGACAGAACAATACATTCCTCTGGGCCAGTGCTGTCCCGTATGCGCAG AGCCTGGACCAATAACAGGAGGAGCCGCTTCCCTA CAACCAAATTTACCGTCAGGAATTCTTCCGGGAGAGAGCAATCGGGTCAATTCAATTGCAGTCTCCGGTCCAAGG ggAGAGCCGGGACGCCCGGGAGACGGCGGTCGTCAAGGAGACGCGGGATTTCCGGGAACCCCCGGCACTCCAGGCATTCCTGGACCACCCGGACCTCCGGGACCCGCACCTGAC GTGTCCCTGTACTATCAACAACTCGCCTTGTCGCAAGCTGGACAAGACAAAGGTCCTACAGGAGCTGCCGCACCTTTGTACGGAGGTCCTGACGCATATGCTTATATGCAAGCTCAGGTTGGTCCCGTTGGACCCCGCGGGCCTCCAG GACCGAACGGTAATCCCGGTCCTCAGGGCTTCCAAGGAATACGAGGCGAGCCCGGAGAACCCGGACCCATGGGACCAACCGGCCTGCCGGGACCTCGAGGATTAACCGGACTTCCCGGAAAGGAT GGTAACGTTGGCGAGGACGGAGAGTCAGGGCCTCAGGGTTCTCCGGGCCCTATGGGCCCAAGAGGTCTACCGGGAATGCCTGGCCTTCCTGGTATGAAGGGACACCGTGGATTTCCTGGTCTGGACGGAGCGAAAGGAGAGCAAGGTCATTCGGGAGAGAAAGGATCTTCCGGTGGGCCGGGACCGATGGGTCCCATGGGGTTAATG GGTCCAGCTGGTCCGCGCGGCGAGCGAGGGCGCGAAGGATCTCCGGGACCCCCGGGAATCCGAGGAATCGATGGCATTTCAGGGCCACCCGGAGTGCCC GGTGTACCAGGAAAATCAGGACCTCCCGGTTTTCCGGGCAGCCCCGGTAATAAAGGGGATCAAGGTGCTCAAGGTTCTAAGGGCAGTATGGGTCTCCAAGGACCAAGAG GCGAATCTGGACGCCCCGGCCAACCTGGAGAATCTGGACCATCCGGGCCGCAAGGAAAAGATGGTTACCCGGGAGAAAAAGGGAGTACCGGAGCACCCGGGATGCTGGGACAACCCGGTTTTCCTGGAGTTCGGGGGCAGCCGGGGCTAGCTGGGAATCCGGGAACTCCGGGAGCGAAGGGGATGCCG GGCTTGCCAGGCGAAAGAGGATACAAGGGTGAAATCGGGGCGAAGGGTGACTCCGGAGCTCCCGGTCCTCGCGGTATGCCCGGACCAGCCGGCAACGAGGGTAAAAGAGGAAAGCGAGGAATGCGAGGTTCCATCGGGGCCTCCGGGCCTCCGGGTGAACGCGGAATACCCGGTGTTCGTGGGCTTCCCGGTCCCGACGGCGCCTTAGGGCCCAAAG GACAAACCGGAGATCGTGGACCCGTTGGAGGAAGTGGTCCAAAGGGTGCGACCGGAGATCCAGGGAGGCCAGGTCTGCAAGGCTTGCAG GGTCCTCGAGGGTTAATGGGACGTCCTGGTGGACCAGGAAAACCTGGGAATCCGGGAGAGCGAGGAATTCAGGGTGCGGACGGAAAGCCCGGTGATATAGGACCAATGGGACTACAGGGATTACCGGGACCCCTGGGACTTCCTGGAGACAAAGGATACCCG GGAGAACCTGGAAGAGACGGTGAGCCAGGTGCACAAGGTCCACCGGGGCCGAGAGGTGACTCTGGTAAGGACGGACCATCGGGTGCACCAGGTCCTCAAGGACCGCCCGGAAGCGATGGAGGCCGAGGGCCACCAGGTCCCGCAGGTCCCAGAGGATTCCAG GGAATGCCTGGAAGTAGCGGTAACCCGGGAATGCCAGGGAAGGACGGAGAAGTAGGACTTCAGGGTCCACCCGGACTTCCGGGACCTTCTGGAAATCGAGGAGAACGTGGTTTTCCCGGGGAACGTGGTCCAGTCGGGTCACCCGGGGCACCGGGACTAAGGGGAGAATCAGGATCTCAGGGCAATGACGGATTTCCG GGTACCCCAGGACCCAAGGGTGATAAAGGACACTCAGGACTGCCCGGGCTAATAGGATTGCCGGGACTTCGGGGCGCGCCAGGAATGCCTGGCGATAAAGGAGAAAGAGGATCGTACGGGCCCGTGGGTCCTGAAGGACCAGCAG GAAGAATGGGCGAGCGTGGGCCGCAAGGACCAATGGGACAGCCGGGGCCACCCGGCGAACCAGCTGAGCGTGGAGACACCGGACCTCCGGGAGTCCCTGGTGAAGCCGGAGCTCCTGGTAACCCCGGAGAGAGAGGACCTCAAGGTCCCCAAGGCCTTCAGGGCTTCCCCGGACCGCATGGTCTTTCCGGATTGCCCGGTGTGAAGGGGGAGCGTGGGTATCAAGGATTGAAGGGAGACCAAGGGAGCCCTGGAGCGACAG GAAATCCTGGGGAACCGGGACTCCCGGGTCTGGTCGGATTGACCGGAGCCAAAGGAGCTCGGGGCGAAGCCGGTACCAGGGGTGAACCTGGATTGATGGGTCCTCCGGGCTTGCCAGGACTACTAGGAGCTGCG GGTCAACCAGGCGCTCCGGGAGCTCCAGGTCTCGCGGGGCTACCGGGGGTCAAGGGAAGCCAGGGTGACACCGGTCGAACCGGCAATCCCGGACCGATGGGTAACCCTGGAATGCCAGGAGTGGAGGGTATGAAAGGGGAAAGTGGATCGGAGGGGCCGCCAGGCCTGAGTGGTCCACCGGGGCCGCAAGGACCGGCAGGAGACCGAGGAATGCCCGGACTACCGGGGCCCGCGGGAGCCGTCGGCCTCAGAGGGATGCGAGGTGCTCCA GGTGAAACTGGATTACCCGGAAAACCAGGACCCGAGGGACCGCTAGGACCTAACGGAATGCCTGGCCCTGCCGGACCTCCAGGTCCTGGTGGTGAGGCCGGTCCAGAAGGGTCTCCGGGAAAACAAGGGCAACCCGGAATTGCTGGAAGGCCTGGAGACAAGGGACCGCCTGGTATGCCTGGATCGTCCGGAAATCCTGGACCGAGTGGATTGCCT GGACCGCCAGGACAATCTGGACCACAAGGACCGGCGGGAGAAAGAGGCCTGAGAGGAGAAGCTGGCCCTCAGGGTGTCGAAGGACAACGG GGTGCGACGGGTAAGCCGGGGCCTGTTGGTCCCGAGGGAATAAAGGGTGATCGCGGAGAGCCCGGACCAACCGGTGCGAAGGGACACCGGGGGCTGATCGGGCTTCAAGGACTGCAGGGATCACCGGGTTTCCCTGGTGAAAAGGGAATGGTCGGAGCTCCTGGCCTGGATGGAAAGAACGGAGAGATTGGCGTGCGGGGTCTCCCAGGTAGAGACGGAAGCCAAGGGCCTCAAGGTATGCCTGGAAACACGGGGCCCAGGGGTCCGCCCGGAGAAGAAGGACGACACGGAGCAACTGGACCACCGGGACCACCAGGTCCCCCGGGACCCCCGGGAGAACTTGGCCTTGGCTACGACGCGGCATCTTTGGCTGCTCTTCTGA ACGCCGGTCAGGGCCAGAGTAAGGGTCCCGACCCACTGAGCGGTGATGAACCAGCAAGGATATTCGGCAAGGATATCACCGAGGCAGAGCGCAAGGAACTTATAATGAAAGCGTACGAGCAGCTCAAAGCGTCCTTCCAGAAGTACGTTAAACCGGATGGGCAGAAACAATCGCCAGCAAAAACCTGTAGGGATCTTTTCGTCGCATACCCGGAAAAACCGAGTG GCGAATATTGGATAGACCCGAACGAAGGAGACCAGCGTGATGCAATCCTGGTTTATTGCGATATTGAAAATCGGAAGACCTGCCTGTTGCCGAAACCGCCTCAATCCCCGGAAATCACATATATCGGTAACGAACAGGAAGTTTGGCTGAGTGAGATGGAAAACGGAATGCAG ATTACTTATAAGGCCGATACCAACCAGATAAGTTTTATGCAACTACTGTCCAGCCATGCTGAACAAAACGTTACTTACCACTGCAAAAATACCGTCGGCTACTTTGATTCCCAACGACGAACATACAGGCGGGGATTGAAGCTTCTTGCGTGGAACGACGTCGAGCTTACACCCCGTGGTAATCAGCGGCTGCGGTACGACATGATATTGGACGAGTGTCGG GAACGTTCTCACCAATGGGGCAAGACGATGATCAGTTATCAAACGGACAAACCGGTTCGTCTGCCGATATTAGACGTTGGCTTGAGGGACGTTGGTAAGCAGGATCAGAGATTTTCAGTGGAAATTGGTCCCGTGTGCTTCAGATAA